A single Halarcobacter anaerophilus DNA region contains:
- a CDS encoding TolC family protein, producing the protein MKKVFIFLLIVPFSLFGENLAQLIELSKNNKMIDSSRINIESTKEEYKSVQNSYLPEVKLGANYQRTNKETSSVPDNRTTVQGSVDYVIYDGGKKYDTFDSYEATIKSQNNSLQNQKNELALEVTNYYYEYLSLEAQKEAKIKEIEQLRAQYNRLKRFLDAGTTTEDEVQKIISRGESANVDLHEIELDIQTIIHNLEYVVGKSVTIQKGSIVEEYTSNEKKLRADIKALEFELESLLATAKGVKSGYLPDLTFNDTYAKNDLNYKKGAFDGNSDDYDQNIASLNMSWKIFDFGATSREYQAAYKKYLSLRSQYEYEKNKADVDLKLALKAYKIGKLKIKSAQAGLKAANSAYDVIKSKYQNGLVDNVAYLEALSEKYDAQSVLKMAQYDLEVKKANIIYYSGEKLEEFVK; encoded by the coding sequence ATGAAAAAAGTGTTTATTTTTCTTTTAATTGTTCCTTTTAGCCTTTTTGGTGAGAACTTGGCACAATTAATTGAATTATCAAAAAACAATAAGATGATTGATTCTTCTAGAATTAACATTGAAAGTACTAAAGAAGAGTACAAAAGTGTTCAAAACAGCTATTTGCCTGAAGTAAAATTGGGGGCAAATTATCAAAGAACAAATAAAGAGACAAGCTCGGTTCCCGACAATAGAACTACGGTTCAAGGTAGCGTTGATTATGTAATCTACGACGGTGGGAAAAAGTATGACACTTTTGATTCATATGAAGCAACAATTAAAAGTCAAAATAATAGTTTGCAAAATCAGAAAAATGAATTGGCATTGGAAGTAACAAACTATTATTATGAGTATTTATCTTTGGAAGCTCAAAAAGAGGCAAAAATTAAAGAAATTGAGCAATTAAGAGCGCAATATAACAGATTAAAAAGATTTTTGGATGCAGGTACTACCACAGAAGACGAAGTTCAAAAAATCATTTCAAGAGGTGAAAGTGCAAATGTTGATTTGCATGAAATAGAGTTAGATATTCAAACAATTATTCATAACCTTGAGTATGTTGTAGGTAAATCAGTAACAATACAAAAAGGTTCTATAGTAGAAGAGTATACTTCAAATGAAAAAAAATTAAGAGCAGATATCAAAGCACTTGAATTTGAATTGGAATCTTTATTAGCAACTGCAAAAGGTGTAAAAAGCGGATATTTACCTGATTTAACTTTTAATGATACGTATGCAAAAAATGATTTAAATTATAAAAAAGGTGCTTTTGATGGCAATTCAGATGATTATGATCAAAATATTGCATCTTTGAATATGTCTTGGAAAATATTTGATTTTGGGGCAACAAGCAGAGAGTATCAAGCTGCATATAAAAAATATTTATCGTTAAGATCTCAATATGAATATGAGAAAAATAAAGCAGACGTGGATTTAAAACTTGCATTAAAAGCATACAAAATCGGGAAATTAAAAATTAAATCGGCACAAGCGGGATTAAAAGCTGCAAACAGTGCGTATGATGTAATTAAATCAAAATATCAAAACGGTTTAGTAGATAATGTTGCTTATTTAGAAGCATTAAGTGAAAAATATGATGCTCAAAGTGTTTTAAAAATGGCACAGTATGATTTAGAAGTCAAAAAAGCAAATATAATTTATTATAGCGGTGAAAAATTAGAGGAGTTTGTAAAATGA
- a CDS encoding efflux RND transporter periplasmic adaptor subunit — MKKFRSLLVVSALALTTISGNLLAEDAPAANQMPAPKADIYIVPKKQDLKIDLKYPAQIKSYLNAKVYSRVLGVLEEKRFVEGDRVEKGQSLFKIEDDLYQAKVDAAEASVMMNQATLNNATRNWNRIKKLYKSKAVSDEMRDNALSEYEEALGALGVAKAELRQAKIDLNYTKVKAPISGITSLKKVDSGNLVTQNPPMELVTITNNDKVYIDFSMPLSDYKNIQSGLWAIPKDKTINVKVTVDNKPVNVKGYVDFIDVNIEKDTSTVKMRALIDNKEKFLMPGNFVRISLDGIVQKNVITIPQKALLQNPLGTVVFVEKDGKAAVKPVIIGNESGDKYVVAGGPLQSGDRVIVNNFFRVKAGEPVAVDKIINK; from the coding sequence ATGAAAAAATTTAGAAGTTTATTAGTTGTTTCTGCTCTTGCATTAACTACAATCAGCGGGAATCTTTTAGCAGAAGATGCTCCTGCTGCAAATCAGATGCCGGCACCTAAAGCTGATATTTATATTGTGCCTAAAAAGCAGGATTTAAAAATAGATCTAAAATATCCGGCACAAATAAAATCTTATTTGAATGCAAAAGTTTATTCAAGGGTTTTAGGAGTACTAGAAGAGAAAAGATTTGTTGAAGGAGATAGAGTAGAAAAAGGTCAATCTTTATTTAAAATTGAAGATGATTTATATCAAGCAAAAGTTGATGCAGCTGAAGCTTCTGTTATGATGAATCAAGCAACTCTGAATAATGCAACAAGAAATTGGAATAGGATTAAAAAGCTTTATAAAAGTAAAGCGGTAAGTGATGAAATGAGAGATAATGCTTTATCTGAATATGAAGAAGCATTAGGAGCCTTAGGTGTTGCTAAAGCAGAATTAAGACAAGCAAAAATTGATTTAAACTATACAAAAGTAAAAGCTCCTATTTCAGGAATTACAAGTCTTAAAAAAGTTGACAGCGGTAACCTTGTTACTCAAAATCCTCCGATGGAACTTGTAACAATTACAAACAATGACAAAGTTTATATTGATTTTTCTATGCCTTTGAGTGATTATAAAAATATACAAAGCGGTTTATGGGCTATTCCAAAAGATAAAACAATCAATGTAAAAGTAACTGTGGATAATAAACCTGTTAATGTAAAAGGTTATGTAGATTTTATCGATGTAAATATTGAAAAAGATACTTCTACGGTTAAAATGAGAGCATTAATAGATAATAAAGAAAAATTTCTTATGCCTGGAAACTTTGTAAGAATATCTTTAGACGGAATTGTTCAAAAAAATGTAATTACTATCCCTCAAAAAGCATTATTACAAAATCCGTTAGGAACAGTTGTCTTTGTTGAAAAAGATGGAAAAGCAGCAGTTAAACCTGTAATAATAGGAAATGAAAGCGGAGATAAATATGTAGTTGCAGGCGGTCCTCTTCAAAGCGGTGACAGAGTAATTGTCAATAATTTCTTTAGAGTAAAAGCCGGTGAACCTGTTGCAGTTGATAAAATAATTAATAAGTAA